The following are encoded together in the Panicum virgatum strain AP13 chromosome 6K, P.virgatum_v5, whole genome shotgun sequence genome:
- the LOC120639187 gene encoding uncharacterized protein LOC120639187: MAGVESSAAPPQAPPPPPREAGPTPAQRLADCVLVFVVFGFLGFAWMSSAAHSAFIAAEWGYGAGSIEAASAKETALAASLLLGVFLHAVALIILGMCWRYESRWSETREVGGGGGTAAQPGRVHEYPVPDTVIVSLVVVFVIIALGVLTQVAPWAKGAEKAGYLLLETVFFLVFVVYCFVIFPLLIIRMLVASCAERRETTGSH; the protein is encoded by the exons ATGGCGGGCGTCGAGTCGTCCGCCGCTCCGccccaggcgccgccgccgcctccgcgggaGGCCGGCCCGACGCCAGCTCAGCGCCTCGCCGACTGCGTCCTCGTGTTCGTCGTCTTCGGCTTCCTCGGCTTCGCGTGGATGAGCAGCGCCGCCCACTCCGCCTTCATCGCCGCTGAGTGGGGCTACGGCGCGGGCTCCATCGAAGCGGCCTCCGCCAAGGAGaccgccctcgccgcctcgcTGCTCCTCGGGGTTTTCCTCCACGCCGTGGCGCTCATCATCCTCGGCATGTGCTGGCGCTACGAGAGCCGCTGGTCGGAGACTCGAGAG GTTGGTGGGGGTggaggcacggcggcgcagccgGGGCGCGTCCACGAGTATCCAGTTCCTGACACCGTTATCGTGTCCCTCGTTGTGGTGTTCGTGATCATAGCCTTGGGCGTGCTGACGCAGGTGGCTCCGTGGGCAAAGGGAGCCGAGAAGGCTGGCTACCTGCTTCTGGAAACCGTGTTCTTCCTCGTGTTTGTTGTCTATTGCTTTGTGATTTTTCCACTTCTTATCATCCGAATGTTGGTGGCTAGCTGTGCTGAGAGGCGTGAAACCACCGGATCCCATTGA